The sequence below is a genomic window from Dioscorea cayenensis subsp. rotundata cultivar TDr96_F1 chromosome 6, TDr96_F1_v2_PseudoChromosome.rev07_lg8_w22 25.fasta, whole genome shotgun sequence.
GAAATCCAAACtaccaataaaaattaaaacatccGAAATTCTACAACCAGAATTTGGCATCGTCTTCTACCATAACACAgttaacatatataaaaaaaaatcccaaatttgaACCAAGTGACactaaatccaaaaaaaaaaaaacccattacAGCATGCAATCAGTAGCAAATCGGAGAAAATGAAGCAATGCTATGATTTTCATCACTTAGAAGCTGtgaaagagaaaacaaagagtGTAATCACTGATCTACCAAAAGGGAACACGACGGCGATGCGCGACGGATCTCAGAAAGAAGAACGAcgagaaggaagagaagaagacaGTGAACGAGATCCAAATCCAAAACCAAATGACAACGTCTTCAGTTTGGGGCGGGTTTAAGAATAATTTTCATATCTTATCAGGACTATATTGAAAATTTCATAGCTTTTTGTAAAACCAGAGTGATTTGAGGAGATTCTAAGGGTGTAATTGCAAAAGTGTGTATATAAACGAGATTTTTTACTTTctagaaaattagtttttgtttttgtttttttacctctaaatttcttttcttcccaacatataatttaagaaaaaattgtaataattattaaaaatcattaaattataaattcattttattgtttaaaatcaaatatatatcaacaccAAAATCAAAATGACTTTAATCTAATGATATAAAAAGTGTCCTATGAGAGACTTTCATAACTTATGAAGCATGCTGAATACAGTggtgtcaaaaaaaaattcctgaCTGTAAAAACGGTCTCACTACAAAATCTCTGTATCCAATGAATGAGTACACACAAGTGGACTAATCAATTCTTGATGATTGATGAGCGGgcatatgaaaatttaacaataaaagcTATACAAAAGATgcataataaaaatgtttataaaaacaaaaatatggcCAATAAAAGTTCAACAAAGATGCACAAAAGGCATAATTAGAAGTTCCCTCGTTCAATTATACAACagtacatataaaatttaaaactttttacaggggtataaatgcaaaaacaaaaccacaCCACAATGCTAATAACAGTAGCTAGCAATAACACAATCTCTCAACAAAGAAACAAGTTTCAAATTTCTGATGATCTTTGGAGGTTTATACTGATTAGCAGGTGCACCATTCTCCATTGCCACCATTGCCAGACCTTCAAAGCTCCCAGCTCTAACAATGGCAATCTCCAAACAGCCTAAACTCCCACCAGCCCTCCTCACCTGATATACACTCCCCAAACAACCTTCAATCAAATGACAACATTTGTTAACAAAATTACAATCACAATTAGTCCAATTCATACAAGTATTAATAATCTCAACAAACACAACCAAATGTTGCTGTTTTGAATCCAATTCCAAGTACCCAGCATACTCCACAACTTCTCCCATCTCATTTTCATTTAGCATTAACTGAAAATTCTCCATTGCTAGCATTAGATCACTTTCCGTGAAGATCTCCGATGAGTCCTTTGGTGCTCTTCGTGATGAACTTCACTTCAGGGGACGAATTGTAAAAGCCGATGACCTTCACAATGTCACCCAGACGGTATCGGTACAGCCCTCTGTAAGTAGTCACTACTATTTCATACAGTTCGCCGATTTCCACCCCAGATATGTCTACTGTTTCATTGGTCTCAAGAGGAGTTTCCGGTCGGAAAGGGAGGAACTCGAAATAAGCAGTGGTCGGAATGATTACAAAGCTTGTGGACTCAGGTGGCGATAATCTATTGATGTTAATTCCTACAGAGCATTCAGAAGAGAAGTAATCACCACACAAGATCGGAATGCCTCCTGCATAGTACCTGAGTTTCAGGTAATACTGCTCCATGCTTCCTGTTGTTACACAAGCAATGTACCGGGCCTCCGGCCATAATTCTCTGAGAACTCCTTCCCATTTCCCCTTGCTGCAAAATCCTCGAATCGCCTTTGCAATCTCCGGCCTCGGTCCACCGAGTAACTCTTGAACAGCCTCTCGCATTGAAGAATCAGTAATGAACTCTGAACTCAAGAAGCCAAACTCAATGTCATTGCAGAGTTGCTCCCATTTGGACTCTAGTAAATGAATGGCTCGAATCAGGCCAACGGCATAGGGAGCACGAATGGCGTCAATGGAGGCCGAGCAGTGGAGGCCGCAGAGGAGGTGGCAGTACATCTGTTGATAGTTATCAGAACCAAGAATAACAGCTGGAGGGCTGACACACATGGATAACAATGGTGTTGAGCTTGATCTCTTGTTCTGGAAAGGGAATGCAGTGGCTGCCATTGCTCTGAATCCTCCCTTGGTTTCAATGATCTTTCCGGCATACAAGAACCAAAGAACCTTATTTATAGATTGTCTTGGAGGGAATAGCCTGGATTAAATCAAGGATGATGAATTTCATGGcatggagagaagaagaagagagtgaTTGGGATTGCAAACCTTTGAAGAAGTGCAGAACTGCATTGGTGGGCGAGACTGGATGAAGATTTGGCAGGCATGGATTCAAAGAAAGGTATCATCTTTGGGTTCATAGTGCTGGTTCCCGAACTGAGAAACATTAAAAGTACTGAGAAATTGaggaaataaaatgaattcatTGAAGAAATCcattgaaaaaagaagaaaaaacaaggtAACCAGAACcatgaaaaaaacttaaaaattaaggAAACTTACCATCTTTGGATTCAGAATGactgtaaaatttaaaataattacccGAAAAACACTCTTTTCAAACTGATGAAAagtatgaataatatataaaaaaaaattataaaaacaaatttgaagaAAGAGACATTGATCGAAATCACCTGTAGAAAAAGCAGAGGAGAGGATCAAGAGAGAGAGCGGCAGGGGACTCGGAGCCATCGGCGATGCGTTGGATGAGATCGGCGTAGTCATCATAGGAGGACAAAGGGATGAGACGCCGGAAAGAGGACACGGCTTCGTCGCCGACCCCGAGAGAACAGCCAGGGAGGTGGCGTTGCAGGTAGTCGACGGTGGCGTTGCATTCGAGGATCGTGCGGAGGGTCTGGAGCTGGAGACGATGCGCGTCGCGCGTGGCTTCCTCAAAGCGAATCAGCACGCCGTCGAGCCCTgccgtcgtcgtcgtcgtcgtcgtcgtcgtcgccATCGATGAGACCATGGAAATCGTGTCGTGGGTTTTCTACTCTGGAAAAACAGGTTCGGTGATTGTGAAAGGACGATAGTACCCTCAACTCTACCTCGCAGGAGAAGCTGTTTTTTATGAGGGATGCAAGGGCGTTGCAGTCATTTAATGTCAGCTCGCTGAATTTGCTTTGATTGTTTTGGACCaaaatgatgatatatatatatttatataattatactgagaaaacatcatctaagtaaatccctagatttgaaatctagggacgttttaaatctaagccgttgaatcatcatccgatggttgattgattatataaacactgtacattttttactgttcatgatcactgtacaacactgtagaacgcggtttctactgttcataataataagagccgtcagattttcatccgatggctactatggaTATCCCTATATTTAAAATCTAGgaacgtccctagatgatgggttctcaattatatatatatatataacattaactCTGTctattgttaaaaatattattttttaaaaaaatatttaataataacagTTAGATAATCATCTCATGGTTCTTACTTCTTACTAATACGGAAATTATCCCAAATGATTGTTGTTTACTGAATATAactagatttaaaatttaaacacattctaaaaaaaaaaagtgtccctctgtatgtatatatatattacttatgaaGTCATTAAATAACACTATAAAATATAGtgaaaattgctaaaaacactctcaaattttgcaatatgcacagattCTCCCCCTAAATCTGgctatccataaaaaccccttctttttgaataaaatgattttttaaaccccccaaacatctaacagtgattgata
It includes:
- the LOC120262926 gene encoding probable indole-3-acetic acid-amido synthetase GH3.6, which codes for MVSSMATTTTTTTTTAGLDGVLIRFEEATRDAHRLQLQTLRTILECNATVDYLQRHLPGCSLGVGDEAVSSFRRLIPLSSYDDYADLIQRIADGSESPAALSLDPLLCFFYSSGTSTMNPKMIPFFESMPAKSSSSLAHQCSSALLQRLFPPRQSINKVLWFLYAGKIIETKGGFRAMAATAFPFQNKRSSSTPLLSMCVSPPAVILGSDNYQQMYCHLLCGLHCSASIDAIRAPYAVGLIRAIHLLESKWEQLCNDIEFGFLSSEFITDSSMREAVQELLGGPRPEIAKAIRGFCSKGKWEGVLRELWPEARYIACVTTGSMEQYYLKLRYYAGGIPILCGDYFSSECSVGININRLSPPESTSFVIIPTTAYFEFLPFRPETPLETNETVDISGVEIGELYEIVVTTYRGLYRYRLGDIVKVIGFYNSSPEVKFITKSTKGLIGDLHGK
- the LOC120263250 gene encoding probable indole-3-acetic acid-amido synthetase GH3.6 — its product is MENFQLMLNENEMGEVVEYAGYLELDSKQQHLVVFVEIINTCCLGSVYQVRRAGGSLGCLEIAIVRAGSFEGLAMVAMENGAPANQYKPPKIIRNLKLVSLLRDCVIASYCY